One Gymnogyps californianus isolate 813 chromosome 11, ASM1813914v2, whole genome shotgun sequence genomic window carries:
- the NR2F2 gene encoding COUP transcription factor 2 isoform X2: protein MAMVVGAWRDPQDDVPGAQGTQPSQAPPVQGPPAGAPHTPQTPGPGGPPSTPAQTNPPSQQNQGDKQQQQQHIECVVCGDKSSGKHYGQFTCEGCKSFFKRSVRRNLSYTCRANRNCPIDQHHRNQCQYCRLKKCLKVGMRREAVQRGRMPPTQPTHGQFALTNGDPLNCHSYLSGYISLLLRAEPYPTSRFGSQCMQPNNIMGIENICELAARMLFSAVEWARNIPFFPDLQITDQVALLRLTWSELFVLNAAQCSMPLHVAPLLAAAGLHASPMSADRVVAFMDHIRIFQEQVEKLKALHVDSAEYSCLKAIVLFTSDACGLSDVAHVESLQEKSQCALEEYVRSQYPNQPTRFGKLLLRLPSLRTVSSSVIEQLFFVRLVGKTPIETLIRDMLLSGSSFNWPYMSIQ from the exons ATGGCAATGGTAGTCGGTGCGTGGCGAGACCCCCAGGACGATGTGCCCGGAGCTCAGGGAACGCAGCCTTCGCAAGCCCCGCCGGTGCAGGGACCTCCGGCCGGGGCCCCGCACACCCCACAGACCCCGGGGCCCGGGGGCCCTCCCAGTACGCCAGCCCAGACCAACCCGCCAAGCCAGCAGAACCAAGgagacaaacagcagcagcagcagcacattgAATGTGTGGTTTGTGGGGACAAGTCTAGTGGCAAACATTATGGCCAGTTTACCTGCGAGGGTTGCAAGAGTTTCTTCAAGCGGAGTGTAAGGAGGAATCTCAGCTACACTTGTCGTGCCAACAGGAACTGTCCCATTGACCAGCACCACCGCAATCAGTGTCAGTACTGCCGCCTCAAAAAATGCCTCAAAGTTGGCATGAGACGGGAAG CGGTCCAGAGGGGCAGAATGCCACCCACACAGCCAACTCATGGTCAGTTCGCCTTGACAAACGGGGACCCTCTCAACTGCCATTCCTACCTATCCGGATATATCTCCCTTCTTCTGAGAGCAGAGCCCTACCCCACCTCCCGCTTTGGCAGTCAGTGCATGCAACCCAACAACATCATGGGCATCGAGAACATTTGTGAACTGGCAGCTAGGATGCTCTTCAGCGCGGTGGAGTGGGCCAGGAATatccccttcttcccagacCTCCAGATCACAGACCAGGTGGCCCTCCTGAGGCTGACCTGGAGCGAGTTATTTGTCCTCAACGCTGCCCAGTGCTCCATGCCCCTCCACGTAGCTCCgctcctggcagctgctggccTCCACGCTTCGCCAATGTCTGCTGACCGAGTGGTCGCCTTTATGGACCACATACGAATCTTCCAAGAGCAAgtagaaaaactgaaagcattGCATGTCGACTCTGCAGAATATAGCTGTTTAAAGGCCATAGTCCTCTTCACCTCAG ATGCCTGTGGTCTCTCTGATGTAGCCCATGTTGAAAGTTTACAGGAGAAGTCACAGTGTGCTTTGGAAGAGTATGTTAGGAGCCAGTATCCCAACCAGCCAACACGATTCGGGAAGCTATTACTACGTCTCCCCTCCCTTCGCACTGTCTCCTCTTCTGTCATAGAGCAATTGTTTTTCGTCCGTTTGGTAGGTAAAACCCCCATAGAAACCCTAATCAGGGATATGTTACTGTCTGGCAGCAGTTTTAACTGGCCTTATATGTCCATTCAATAA
- the NR2F2 gene encoding COUP transcription factor 2 isoform X1: protein MAMVVGAWRDPQDDVPGAQGTQPSQAPPVQGPPAGAPHTPQTPGPGGPPSTPAQTNPPSQQNQGDKQQQQQHIECVVCGDKSSGKHYGQFTCEGCKSFFKRSVRRNLSYTCRANRNCPIDQHHRNQCQYCRLKKCLKVGMRREVSSLFTAAVQRGRMPPTQPTHGQFALTNGDPLNCHSYLSGYISLLLRAEPYPTSRFGSQCMQPNNIMGIENICELAARMLFSAVEWARNIPFFPDLQITDQVALLRLTWSELFVLNAAQCSMPLHVAPLLAAAGLHASPMSADRVVAFMDHIRIFQEQVEKLKALHVDSAEYSCLKAIVLFTSDACGLSDVAHVESLQEKSQCALEEYVRSQYPNQPTRFGKLLLRLPSLRTVSSSVIEQLFFVRLVGKTPIETLIRDMLLSGSSFNWPYMSIQ from the exons ATGGCAATGGTAGTCGGTGCGTGGCGAGACCCCCAGGACGATGTGCCCGGAGCTCAGGGAACGCAGCCTTCGCAAGCCCCGCCGGTGCAGGGACCTCCGGCCGGGGCCCCGCACACCCCACAGACCCCGGGGCCCGGGGGCCCTCCCAGTACGCCAGCCCAGACCAACCCGCCAAGCCAGCAGAACCAAGgagacaaacagcagcagcagcagcacattgAATGTGTGGTTTGTGGGGACAAGTCTAGTGGCAAACATTATGGCCAGTTTACCTGCGAGGGTTGCAAGAGTTTCTTCAAGCGGAGTGTAAGGAGGAATCTCAGCTACACTTGTCGTGCCAACAGGAACTGTCCCATTGACCAGCACCACCGCAATCAGTGTCAGTACTGCCGCCTCAAAAAATGCCTCAAAGTTGGCATGAGACGGGAAG TTTCTTCTTTATTTACTGCAGCGGTCCAGAGGGGCAGAATGCCACCCACACAGCCAACTCATGGTCAGTTCGCCTTGACAAACGGGGACCCTCTCAACTGCCATTCCTACCTATCCGGATATATCTCCCTTCTTCTGAGAGCAGAGCCCTACCCCACCTCCCGCTTTGGCAGTCAGTGCATGCAACCCAACAACATCATGGGCATCGAGAACATTTGTGAACTGGCAGCTAGGATGCTCTTCAGCGCGGTGGAGTGGGCCAGGAATatccccttcttcccagacCTCCAGATCACAGACCAGGTGGCCCTCCTGAGGCTGACCTGGAGCGAGTTATTTGTCCTCAACGCTGCCCAGTGCTCCATGCCCCTCCACGTAGCTCCgctcctggcagctgctggccTCCACGCTTCGCCAATGTCTGCTGACCGAGTGGTCGCCTTTATGGACCACATACGAATCTTCCAAGAGCAAgtagaaaaactgaaagcattGCATGTCGACTCTGCAGAATATAGCTGTTTAAAGGCCATAGTCCTCTTCACCTCAG ATGCCTGTGGTCTCTCTGATGTAGCCCATGTTGAAAGTTTACAGGAGAAGTCACAGTGTGCTTTGGAAGAGTATGTTAGGAGCCAGTATCCCAACCAGCCAACACGATTCGGGAAGCTATTACTACGTCTCCCCTCCCTTCGCACTGTCTCCTCTTCTGTCATAGAGCAATTGTTTTTCGTCCGTTTGGTAGGTAAAACCCCCATAGAAACCCTAATCAGGGATATGTTACTGTCTGGCAGCAGTTTTAACTGGCCTTATATGTCCATTCAATAA
- the NR2F2 gene encoding COUP transcription factor 2 isoform X3, whose translation MQAIWDLEQGKYGFAVQRGRMPPTQPTHGQFALTNGDPLNCHSYLSGYISLLLRAEPYPTSRFGSQCMQPNNIMGIENICELAARMLFSAVEWARNIPFFPDLQITDQVALLRLTWSELFVLNAAQCSMPLHVAPLLAAAGLHASPMSADRVVAFMDHIRIFQEQVEKLKALHVDSAEYSCLKAIVLFTSDACGLSDVAHVESLQEKSQCALEEYVRSQYPNQPTRFGKLLLRLPSLRTVSSSVIEQLFFVRLVGKTPIETLIRDMLLSGSSFNWPYMSIQ comes from the exons atgcaaGCGATTTGGGACCTTGAACAAGGCAAATATGGTTTTG CGGTCCAGAGGGGCAGAATGCCACCCACACAGCCAACTCATGGTCAGTTCGCCTTGACAAACGGGGACCCTCTCAACTGCCATTCCTACCTATCCGGATATATCTCCCTTCTTCTGAGAGCAGAGCCCTACCCCACCTCCCGCTTTGGCAGTCAGTGCATGCAACCCAACAACATCATGGGCATCGAGAACATTTGTGAACTGGCAGCTAGGATGCTCTTCAGCGCGGTGGAGTGGGCCAGGAATatccccttcttcccagacCTCCAGATCACAGACCAGGTGGCCCTCCTGAGGCTGACCTGGAGCGAGTTATTTGTCCTCAACGCTGCCCAGTGCTCCATGCCCCTCCACGTAGCTCCgctcctggcagctgctggccTCCACGCTTCGCCAATGTCTGCTGACCGAGTGGTCGCCTTTATGGACCACATACGAATCTTCCAAGAGCAAgtagaaaaactgaaagcattGCATGTCGACTCTGCAGAATATAGCTGTTTAAAGGCCATAGTCCTCTTCACCTCAG ATGCCTGTGGTCTCTCTGATGTAGCCCATGTTGAAAGTTTACAGGAGAAGTCACAGTGTGCTTTGGAAGAGTATGTTAGGAGCCAGTATCCCAACCAGCCAACACGATTCGGGAAGCTATTACTACGTCTCCCCTCCCTTCGCACTGTCTCCTCTTCTGTCATAGAGCAATTGTTTTTCGTCCGTTTGGTAGGTAAAACCCCCATAGAAACCCTAATCAGGGATATGTTACTGTCTGGCAGCAGTTTTAACTGGCCTTATATGTCCATTCAATAA